A region of Actinomycetota bacterium DNA encodes the following proteins:
- a CDS encoding DUF222 domain-containing protein — MIQNDADAVVGELDEVHRRFASDERDLLRLIARADAVRVWKNSGARDMASWLSIRYGITVWKARRWLHAAHALETLPALAHALASGRLGIDKVVELARFASFEDEDGLIAWASRVSVSAVRRRADLAVRRAIEEVRAADRQRFVNWWYSEDGARFGIEGELPAADGAVVAKAIDRLAERIPTMPGEDGELFASARKADALVALCSSRIGEDPDTDRATVVVHMREGASAAGSPSGADIEDGPVIASQTAERLRCESRTQTVVEDAAGEPLALGRMSRFPSAAMLRQLRYRDVGCTFPGCGSVRFVKAHHIVWWRHGGRTDLDNLVLVCTFHHRLLHEHGWTVARPGGAVGWFRPDGTRFVPGPAPPELPIKIPEAFRLRHGLPSRW; from the coding sequence TTGATACAGAACGATGCCGACGCCGTCGTCGGTGAGCTGGACGAGGTCCACCGCCGCTTCGCGTCCGACGAGCGTGACCTGCTGCGTCTCATCGCTCGGGCCGACGCAGTCCGGGTTTGGAAGAACTCCGGTGCGAGAGACATGGCGTCATGGCTCTCTATCCGCTACGGCATCACGGTCTGGAAAGCGCGTCGGTGGCTCCACGCGGCGCACGCCCTCGAGACGCTTCCGGCCTTGGCGCACGCGCTGGCGAGCGGCCGACTCGGCATCGACAAGGTCGTCGAGCTCGCGCGCTTCGCCAGCTTCGAGGACGAGGACGGCCTCATCGCATGGGCCTCGCGAGTCTCTGTGTCGGCCGTTCGTCGCCGCGCCGATCTCGCCGTCCGGCGCGCGATCGAGGAGGTTCGCGCCGCGGATCGGCAGCGCTTCGTGAATTGGTGGTATTCGGAGGATGGAGCTCGGTTCGGCATCGAAGGCGAGCTCCCCGCGGCCGACGGCGCCGTCGTGGCCAAGGCGATCGACCGGCTTGCCGAGCGTATCCCCACGATGCCGGGGGAGGACGGCGAGCTGTTCGCGAGCGCGCGCAAAGCAGACGCGCTGGTGGCCCTGTGCTCGTCGCGGATCGGGGAAGATCCGGACACCGATCGCGCTACGGTCGTCGTCCACATGCGCGAGGGCGCGTCGGCCGCGGGATCACCGAGTGGCGCGGACATCGAAGACGGCCCCGTGATCGCTTCACAAACGGCGGAGCGGCTGCGCTGCGAGTCGAGGACGCAGACGGTCGTCGAGGATGCGGCCGGCGAGCCGCTCGCGCTGGGACGGATGAGCAGGTTCCCCTCAGCCGCGATGCTTCGTCAGCTTCGCTACCGAGACGTCGGATGCACGTTCCCGGGCTGCGGATCGGTGCGGTTCGTGAAGGCGCACCACATCGTGTGGTGGCGGCATGGTGGCCGGACGGACCTCGACAACCTGGTGCTCGTGTGCACGTTCCATCACCGGCTCCTTCACGAGCACGGCTGGACGGTCGCGAGGCCTGGGGGTGCCGTCGGATGGTTCCGACCAGATGGCACGAGGTTCGTTCCCGGCCCCGCGCCGCCCGAGCTGCCGATCAAGATCCCCGAAGCTTTTCGGTTACGCCACGGACTTCCAAGCAGG